The Plasmodium cynomolgi strain B DNA, chromosome 5, whole genome shotgun sequence genome segment CACGATAGCATCCCGTGTAACCCGAACGATAATTTGATCCCCAGAAATGTGGACGCGAAAAACAGATACAAGAGACACCCGTTCTCCAGCATGGACATCAGTAGCCACTTGAGCATTATTCCATTCCCACAGTATAACGCCAACTTCCTTTTAAATAACGACACCAAATtgaaaatgtataaaaacaAGGTGTTTGGCATCCCTATTGATATCACCGACTTGAGGGAGAAGTCCAAGCATTTTAACAACACCATTGGCAGTAGTGACAATGGGAGAAGAAACTTAACCTATCAGATGGTTGCCAAAAATGATGCACAAGAAAAGGCAGAATACATTTACCAACCAGCCATACCGGAAAGTGCGTTTACCTTGCAgctattaaaaagaaatatgaaggGCACATGTGGAATGTACCTAGAGAAATGCAAACGAGTGATTATTTTTGATTTGGATGATACGCTCATTCCGACCAACTGGATTAGATCCTTTTTACTGAAAAGGTGTGCAGTTAGCTATAAGCAGGGCATCAGAGaattgaagaaggaaattcagttaaataaaaaatgcaacttTGAATCAGTTGCTTGTTCTGTAATTCATTTGGCCATGTCCTTGTCACACACCGTGTTCATCGTGACCAATGCGCGTAGCGACAAGTGGATCGAGACAGTCAGGTGGCTTTTCCCGCGCTTTTCCAAACTGCTTCTGTACTGCCAAATTCCAATCATACGGACAGAACAGCAGATGGAGCCGTCCCCCCTCTACGTGCATGAGTATTTTCGCTTTTGGATGTGCGCCAAGGTGTGTCCCGGGGCGAGCACTTTCGCGCGACGTACACATTATGTGTCTTCCCCGCGTGAGCGCTTACCTTCCACTCTTCATGCGCTTACCCATCACCCTTCATGCGCTTACCCACCACCCCTCATGCGCTTACCCTTCCCCCACGCactgcagaaaaaaaagtttgatGACATTCTTAAGCAGCACTGCAACCTCTACCGCCCCTACATCTCGAACAAAAttgattttatttccctGGGCGACACCGACTTTGAGGAAGTAGCGACTTATGTAAGACTGCAATATGAGAGAGTCCGCCTCGCAGTTGGGAGTGGGCCTCCCGTCAGTGCATAATAGTGTGCCTACGCGAGTGGGTGCACCAGTGTGTTCACCAGTTTGTGTACCATTATGTGTACCAATGCGAATACATACACGATTGTATGCACGATTGTATGCACGATTGTATGCACATGGCCCCGCCGCCACCCCGCTACCCCCTTTGCAGGAGCTACAACTAGCCAACACGGGATTAATTAACAGAGCCTTCAACGTGAAGGTGCAGGCGGGCCTGTCCCTGGAGGACTTCACAGGggtgagaaaaaggaaaaggcatCCACGCGTTTGCACAATTAGCCGATATGTACGCACGAGTATGGCAGCGTATGCACACATCGGTATCCGCTGCTGGCGCTTCTCCTCGCTTGCTATGTGCCCGTTTCTTTACTCACGTCCGGGTCCATCCGTGAACCTTCGCAGCAACTGAAGCTCATCCAAGTGGCCATGTCCATAATCGCCAAGGGGTCCTACGCGTACAAACATTTGGCTCTGTCCGGATCCGttcaaattaaaatgtaaGTGCGCGAATGGAGCTGGGGGAGGCGGAAGCGATGTGACCACGAAAGTGGTTCACCCGTTAGGCAACCCGGCTCTTTAGAATTctccaatttattttttttttatatcctttttatatatatatatatatttttttttttttttttatttcctttttggagcAGGTTCTCATAGACAGGGAGATTCGCagccctcttttttttttttttttttttggcaacttGATGATGACTATTTtgatccccttttttcatgcCAAGTTGGGATCAGTAAATTCgaattaacaattttgaagCATTTAATTTGCCCAGTTTGAAGCGGTAGCGAACTGAAGTGTTTGAATTTTTCCCTAATTCAGATTTTCCTATTTGTGGTATTTGGGTCCACATGGGTATAGTAGCCGTTACAGTGGGCTAACATACGTACGTGTACCCTACTCACATGTGGAcggacgttttttttttttttttttttaagttcctACTGAAAGtttctttgtaaaattatgCTTTACATAAACTCAACCTTTTGaacatgtgtttttttttttcgtctgaTCCCGTCATGCGAAGTTCGAGTGCCTCCCCTCGCTCGGGGGTGGGGGAGTAAAtctacatatgtgcatgtgtgtaaGGGCAAGCGTAGTGTTGCGCATCTGTCTACTGCGAATGTGTCTACTGCGTATGTGTCTACTGCGTATGTGTCTACCTGCACATGAGGGCGAAGTTGTTGGCCCTTTTTGAAGGAACACCTGTGCCCGAAGAGGCGCTacttccccccaccccccacAGGCATGCACGAACGCGTTAATGCgaatgtttaaaaatttttttttgttttaatatataaacgCATGTACGTGTCGAATGGGTAAATTCTTTTAAGGCTTCAGGGGCATGTACTGCACCTGGGGGGAGAGTTGAGTgagatttctttttttttttcttttttttttattttattttattttattttattttatttttttttcttttaaatgtttttctttcaGTTCATTTGCTCTTAAGTGCTCAttaattttcctcttttaaaaaattttgcttgattttataattattttttttaatgagcCTGTTTGGATCGCCTCTCTGCGTTTGAAAGGGAGATACCGGGACAGAGAAAAAGGTGCATTGCGTCCACACCAGagtttgtgtgtgtgcacatgcagtgaagaaatgcaaaagaCAGAAGGAGTAACGAGCAAATATCGTTTGgcattttttggagaaaatggGGAGAGTATTTCCACTCTCATGCGTTTTAAATGGTCTTTCCCTTTTACGCCGCTCCTCCCCGGATaggcaaaaatgtggacTACTTCGTGAGGGAAGCTCAAAGGGGAAATTCAAAACGTTTCGCCTGTGTGTAGTTGCGCGTATGTAGATGGGTAGACCAGCACGTGCGTGAAAATACGATCGTGTGAGGGTGACTGCACCTTCGTGAAAATACGATCGTGTGAGGGTGACTGCACCTTCGTGAAAATACGATCTTGCGAGCGTGACTGCACCTTCTTGTTCACATGGGGACAGCCAGGTGGAGGTAGCCACGCTGGGCACCACAAACGCGAAGCTCGCGGGAAGCTTCCCTCTCTAACGAAAGGAAATTCCCTACCAAGTTTTTCGCTTCATAAAAggcatcaaaaaaaaaaaaaataaaataaaataaactgaTAAAACTGACAAAActgataaaaatgataaaaaataagggaaagaagaaaaaagatgtGAGCAAGTCAAAGAACCCCCCAGGCGCACTAAACAAAAAGACACCACCCTCGGTATGTCCAAGAACAGGACAACACAGCGACAAGCATGCGTGGTGTGCGCAATTGGCACATGAGCGGTGTGTACACATAACtatttacccttttttttttgtagaaaaaCGCGCCAactgaaaagaaaaacgataAGCCTCCCACGATCTTGCGATGGATAGATTTGCTGCGAAATTTGAAGGTGCGTCGgggaaaaagtggagaagcggCGTGGTCGGGGTggctgaaaaaaagggggcccCGCTGGTACACATTCGTAGATTCCCTACTCACGCATGGTGCACTAACGCGTGGTGCACTAACGTATGGTGCACTAACGCACGCTACACTAACGCATGGTCACTAATACACTCCACCCTGACGCACACCACAATCATGCACACTGCCCGAACGCATTTTTGCGCTGCGCTGCCCTGCCCCCCAGCTGAAGCaactgaagaaaaacatagACGACGAAATTTGCAACCACGAGATCAACAAGAACATCAATGATAAGTTGCTGCTCTTTCTAAATGACGAGCTGGAGGAGGAAAGCATTTTCGAGAAAATcgaggaattaaaaaatgggaagctgAGCATGCTGGTCGACATTCACAAAGAAAATATGACTAACTTAGAAAGGCAATTTGAGCAGGACATAAACAAGctgtttctccattttgaggaaGACCGCGAGATTCTGGTCAGCAACCGGAACAGCATCGTCCACaacataaatttgttttacaGCCAGGTGGGTGGCGCGCCGCTTGTTAGGCGGTTTGATACGCGGCTTGTTATGCGCCTTGTTAGGCGGTTTGTCACGCGGCTTGTCACGCGGCTTGTCACGCGGCGTGGCACACAGCTGGGCACGCAACCCGATAAACGACCAGGTGAACGACCTGATAACTGgatcctcctccccccttgcGCAGATTGAAGAAAGCCAGAAGAATAGAAAGACGGAGctgcaaaaggaagagtTCGAGATGATGGacgaaatttacaaaaactaCATCGCGGAGAGGTACATCTCCAATTACAAATTTGAACAGTTCAAAGAAAAGAACGAAACGAGGTTTAGCAGTCTCATcagcgaaaataaaaagatgcTGGAGGAGGCGAGCAGTAGTTACAACTCTATTAAGGAGAAGTACGAGCGGAGCAAGAGTAACCTTTCCACGAAGGAGCGAGAGGTGAGGGGAGCCAGTCGGCAGGGGCTACCCAGCAGTTTGCTCGTTGAGCAGTGCGCGTGTTGAGCAATTTGCGCGTCCAACAGCTTGCGAAAAATTGAAGGGGGTCCATTATTACCCCTCGACACATTCATACATAGGAGTGGGAACATCCGCTAACGTGTGTGCTTCGtttgtttccccatttaTGTTTCTTTTGTCCCCTGCTTCCCCCCGTCGAAGGTGCACGACTTGGAACTCAAAATCGACAGCTGGAAGTTAAAGCTGGAGAATGATATCAAGGTGGGAAATGCGCGATGTGAGAATCAAATCCAGTAGCTCCAACCCACGAGGGCATTGTAGACATGGTCATATCCcaactttaatttttcattttgtccatttttccaAACTTCCACCACAAGGCAGATTTACGAAATGCAAATCGAGAGACTGCGAAATGAGAAGACCCAACTGCTCAACCACATCAGGGCAATCAAAATGATCCTCCAAAAGTTGAAGTGAGTCAcggagtttaaaaaaaaaggcgcgtGGAATGATAGCAAACAGGGGTCTTGTTCCTTCTACTTACACATCGAACACTGGGATCCCCAAGTGAGGAGGTGCATAGGTAGGAACACCCACGCagttaaacataaaaatttgcttAACCCCGCTTTCCTCTCCACCCATCAGACATAACGACAAGCAGCGACTTATCGACATCACCGTGAGCTCAAGCAAATGTATAAGTGTgttggaagaaaatatttctctcGCAAATAAATTGATAAACACGAACAACTTGTGCAGGCAAGTGTTTTCTCCAAAGGAGAGCAACCTCATGTATAGCACGTCAGACATGCTCACTTCCTGTGCGAAACACCCTTAAGTGATACGTACAGACTGATGCGAGGTATTTTTCAAATGCCTCCTCCCTCATTAGGAGATACGAAACGGagcgggaaaaaattgcctcaAGTTTGGATGTGACGAGTCGGGAAGGAGAAGTCGGGCCTGTTGACCCGGACAGGGAGGAATCAACGGTGAGTGCGTTAGCAGCGCGTGCGTTGTGCCGGTCTCAGCGATTGCGATTGTGATTGCTATTGCGATTGTGATGGGGCGACGATGTTAACTATCCCTGTGAATACACCGTGGGGGAAAGGGCCGCGGATCGACcatctcccattttttccatttgcttTTTCCCACCCCGCGTAGGCCGAcatgcaaaagaaaaacgaagaTCAGGCGAAGCTTCTGGAGAATTTCTTcaggcgaaaaaataaaaccattTTGGACATGTTCGTTtagaaaaatggggcaaaaaaagggaaaaaaaaaatgaagcatacgagaagaagaattttACCCCTCCGCTCCCTCCACGCGAAATGCCTCAGCTGCACACCACCGCCCACCGCTCACCGATCACTGCTCACCGATCACCGCTCACTGCGCACCGTTcacgcctcccccccctgcagaatGCTTTTAAAGAAAGAGTTACATGCACtcaggaagaagaacaaagaaTATACCAAAGTTATTGACGacatggaaaataaattaaacttaaacaaaaaggtgaagttTAAGGAGAGCGACTTTGTCATAAGGTCTGCAttgtagtatttttttttttttttttgtgaaaatcaGAGGTATATCACTCCAGttgtgaaaataaatcccATGTGCGTTCTGCAAATGTACGAATGGGTATACTCTTGCGCATTGGAGGGCATTCCGAGAGGACTCCTAATATTGGggtgatccttttttttttgtttttttgcgtaGCGCAACGGTAACATGGCGACTATGTTGCATCTATGTGATTGCATCGTAGATTagatgccattttttcccaccacgtaaaaaaaaaaaacgataaacTGAGAACAACGGACATGGATTAGGCTAAAACGAAAAAGTCTAACTGTAAAGTTTGTACCAGAGCGGAGGTTGGGGGTGCCCTCCGTGTGGGCGTATCTGCATATCTATGAGCCGCTTGAAAAACTGGGGTTATGGTTGGAAGGCCCACCTCTCATCAGCAATTTGGTCACGTCCTCCCCGCAATGAAAACGCTGGGCATTTTTCAACCCCCCCAGGGTATTCGTTTTTATGCGTCAACATGGGAAGTaccccaattttttatacgaGGCTCACAGATAGGGAGTACTCAAATGAGCCACTTAGGGGAAGAAACTGACCAGAGGAAGCTTCCCCATTGGAGTAGAAACACCCCGCCCGGAAACCTTCAGAGTGGAAAAGAGGGCGACTTGTTTGAGAGACTCATCAGGATTTACGTGGACGTCATTTTTAACTACGACAGATATCCTCCCCATGTCCAGCACTTGCACATTTTGGGTAAGCCCCGTTAAGAGCACAGCAGCAGAGGGGGCAGCGCCATATGCCCTCGTTTGGCTGCCCATTAAAGGGTGGTGGGCAAATAAACGTTTGCCTCTGCTACTGGGCGAGTCAGACAGGAGTTTTccatcccccccctcccgGAGTTTACgcaaatgtttttttcacacaaagGAGGGCGATTCCATTTGTGTGACTACCTACCCATGCGACTTTGAAGATAAATATGTCCCTTTGTGTGGATCGATCTACCTAGAATGGACTCTCATTGAccactttattttgtacactacctctccccttcctcctttcGCAGGTAGAAGTCTCCTAATGGATAAAGTACTAAATGTGCGAAGCAGCAAAAACCACAAGAAAAAACTGCTTAACTGTGAGGAAAATAAACCGTCCGAAAATCTGAATGAATATCTTGTACGCTTAAATGAAGCAGCAttacgaaataaaaaattatcagagaatgagaaaaaggatgtgataaaaaaagtcaaaaatattttcaaccataaaaatgtgttgtaTGCATTATTTACCCTACAACATAACAggattttatttaatttttctgagcatttatttttaaagcatatcgaaatttgctttttaaattccGCCATCAGTACCAGGATGGATATTTATCGATACATCAGACGGTTTGGGGTCGacaatattttcctttacgTCTTCGAATACTCTGacaattttcacattttgaagaaacgCCATGAAATTGTCAAGGGGTTATTTTTCGGAAGTACCTCCTGAGAGGTCATATATTTCAGAGGTGGGTGGGAAGAACTGAGGATACTCCATTAACATGGTGGAAGTATGCATTGTTGGTGTGCCTCACTGGGGGGGGAATTTCACCCAGTTGTGCCCCCATTGTGCTCCGATGTCCCGCCGTTTTCCCTTTGCTAACGTGAAACGGAGCCACACGTGAACGGACAAACGagtcaacttttttttgttaagacAGTTCTGACGTCGGGGGGGGCTCTGCATTGCCTCACATGTGGAAGAGCAAATCTGTACATGCGTATAACGAGCGATGTGcattccttcctttttcctttttcatttttcctttttctcccctccgcCTTCTTCCCTGACCCAATTGTAAAAACGCTCAAGTAGTAGAGATGCACACTACGTAGAGGAAGTTCGCCTGTGCACCTTGGCAGCTCGGAAAATTtgcgcgggggggggagtaaCTCCAATTTGGCATGGGCTGACGAGAAGCAGGATGGGTCAACTTACAATCAGTTAGCCGCGCGCTGCTGCTAAGGTACATGGCAGTCATAAACAGAATGTGTAGATTTTTATATACGTACGTTGGGGCGCGTTACGCcaactgcatttttttttcccgcgttGCGAGCGGCGGCGCTTTTGCCGCGCTTCGCCGGTCCGAACATACCAACAAGGGCGatgttttccccctcccccccctcgtgCAAATTTGACATAATTGTCCTTTCGCTTCTATAAAATGACATTCATACATTTAGTACGCATATTTATTCACgtgcaaatatttataattgtGTTTACAACGTATATGTATTCGTACGCCTGCCGATTTGTGAGCGTACTTGCAGCACAGCGCCTTTGCCGACCCGCCGTGCGCGAATTGGTCCCtttcaaaggggaaaaaaaaacggaaaaaaaaaggaaaaaaaaaaggaaaaaaaagaaaaaaaacggaaaa includes the following:
- a CDS encoding hypothetical protein (putative); the encoded protein is MIKNKGKKKKDVSKSKNPPGALNKKTPPSKNAPTEKKNDKPPTILRWIDLLRNLKQLKKNIDDEICNHEINKNINDKLLLFLNDELEEESIFEKIEELKNGKLSMLVDIHKENMTNLERQFEQDINKLFLHFEEDREILVSNRNSIVHNINLFYSQIEESQKNRKTELQKEEFEMMDEIYKNYIAERYISNYKFEQFKEKNETRFSSLISENKKMLEEASSSYNSIKEKYERSKSNLSTKEREVHDLELKIDSWKLKLENDIKVGNARCENQIQ
- a CDS encoding hypothetical protein (putative), yielding MNLPHDSIPCNPNDNLIPRNVDAKNRYKRHPFSSMDISSHLSIIPFPQYNANFLLNNDTKLKMYKNKVFGIPIDITDLREKSKHFNNTIGSSDNGRRNLTYQMVAKNDAQEKAEYIYQPAIPESAFTLQLLKRNMKGTCGMYLEKCKRVIIFDLDDTLIPTNWIRSFLLKRCAVSYKQGIRELKKEIQLNKKCNFESVACSVIHLAMSLSHTVFIVTNARSDKWIETVRWLFPRFSKLLLYCQIPIIRTEQQMEPSPLYVHEYFRFWMCAKKKKFDDILKQHCNLYRPYISNKIDFISLGDTDFEEVATYELQLANTGLINRAFNVKVQAGLSLEDFTGQLKLIQVAMSIIAKGSYAYKHLALSGSVQIKM
- a CDS encoding hypothetical protein (putative), encoding MKTLGIFQPPQGIRFYASTWEVPQFFIRGSQIGSTQMSHLGEETDQRKLPHWSRNTPPGNLQSGKEGDLFERLIRIYVDVIFNYDRYPPHVQHLHILGRSLLMDKVLNVRSSKNHKKKLLNCEENKPSENLNEYLVRLNEAALRNKKLSENEKKDVIKKVKNIFNHKNVLYALFTLQHNRILFNFSEHLFLKHIEICFLNSAISTRMDIYRYIRRFGVDNIFLYVFEYSDNFHILKKRHEIVKGLFFGSTS